The following nucleotide sequence is from Archangium lipolyticum.
GGACCACGTTCGTGTTGGCCGCCGTGGAAGCTCCGGGCACGTCCATGCACTTCCCGCTGTGGCGTGCGCGCACCGTGAAGTACCCGTCTCCCGTCGACTCGAGCATCCATCGCTGGTTGTCCACGCCCAGGTTCGAGAACTGGGTGAGCTTCACGCCATCGCTGGTGCTCGCCCCGGGGACGTCGAGCACCTTTCCACTGTGCTGGACGTAGATGGCCGTATGGTCCGCGCCCGTCGGATCATTCTGGAAGGGGATGTTCTCACCGACGGAGGTCCGGCCGCAGCCGTCCTTCGCGCAGCCGCGCATGGAACGCAGGTCACCCGTTTGTTCGATCGGATGGCCAATCCCATCGAAGCAGCCCGAGCCCGTGCAGTTCATCCACGCGGGCGAGCTGGCACCCCGGGTGAGCGGCACCAGGTTGTTCCACGTATCCATGTGGTAGTCATTGCCGCCGGGATTGCGAAAGTCCTCGAAGTAGAGGCAGCCGCCCGAGCCCCCGGAGTCGTGGTAGGTGCCGTGGGCGTTCTTCCCGACGTAGCCGATGGGGTGCGTTCCATCCACGGTCTCGAACGAACCGGCTTCCCGGCTGTACCATCCGCCGTGCTGGTAGAAGGCGACCCGGCTCAATCGCCCATCGACGACCAGGACCGCCATCGACTCCCAGTCCGCGGCGTGCGAGCCCTCGCTGGCGAAGCACGTGCTCTGCCACGCATAGAAGTACCAGTAGCGGATGAGCACCGTGTTCGTCCCGACCTGGGTCGCGATGTAGTAGGCCGGGACCCGGTTGTCGCGAATCGTCGAGTAGTCCTTGTTGCAGAGCGAGACGGGAGAGGCGCCCTGCGCGCGTTGCGCGAAGTACGTGGCCGCGTCGCTCGGGAAGCACTTGCTCTGCTCGCCGGAGCCCGTGGTGGTCTCCTGGTCGAAGCGGAGGCGGGGCGCGTACCGGTTCGCCATCGCGCTCAGATCGAAAGAGGGCCCGCCGTTGTCCGCCTGGCAGAGATAGAGCTGCTTGTTGTCGCAGTAGCGGCCCCAGCATCGGGCTCCCGCGAGGTACATGGACTCCGGGGCCACGAACGTTCCGCCGCTCTCCTCGGAGACGGACTCCGTCCAGTAGCAATTCGAGCGCACGCCGCCGTTGTCGAGCTGGGAGCACCGCAGGGAGATGCTGTCGCAGTAGTCGCCGGCGCAGCGGATGCCCGTCACGAAGCCGTTGTTGCCGCACACCTGCTCGTGCGTGCCCTCTTCGGAGAAGAAGTCCGTCCACCAGCTGTTCGTCTGCGTATGTCCGGACTCCACGCTGAGCAGGCTCACGTTGTCGCAGTAGCGGCCGCTGCAGCGCAGGCCGTGCGTCAGGAATGCGGGGCCGCTCTCGATCGCGGGCGCGCCATCGGTGGTCCATGGCAG
It contains:
- a CDS encoding RICIN domain-containing protein — translated: MKIKNIGIAVGAALLAFTALGAPTADARSTYFHTEVHPPHWLPWTTDGAPAIESGPAFLTHGLRCSGRYCDNVSLLSVESGHTQTNSWWTDFFSEEGTHEQVCGNNGFVTGIRCAGDYCDSISLRCSQLDNGGVRSNCYWTESVSEESGGTFVAPESMYLAGARCWGRYCDNKQLYLCQADNGGPSFDLSAMANRYAPRLRFDQETTTGSGEQSKCFPSDAATYFAQRAQGASPVSLCNKDYSTIRDNRVPAYYIATQVGTNTVLIRYWYFYAWQSTCFASEGSHAADWESMAVLVVDGRLSRVAFYQHGGWYSREAGSFETVDGTHPIGYVGKNAHGTYHDSGGSGGCLYFEDFRNPGGNDYHMDTWNNLVPLTRGASSPAWMNCTGSGCFDGIGHPIEQTGDLRSMRGCAKDGCGRTSVGENIPFQNDPTGADHTAIYVQHSGKVLDVPGASTSDGVKLTQFSNLGVDNQRWMLESTGDGYFTVRARHSGKCMDVPGASTAANTNVVQYTCGGNDNQRFRLLPYDNGHFALQAKHSSQCLDIAGGSMDDGGFLIQWPCSWTTNESFRFAP